In a genomic window of Brassica rapa cultivar Chiifu-401-42 chromosome A10, CAAS_Brap_v3.01, whole genome shotgun sequence:
- the LOC103846394 gene encoding putative F-box protein At5g15660, translated as MMITRSKKNKTTFTTNPQTSSSFDGLPLDLVIEILGRFPIKSIARFLLVSKLWATIIHSRDFIESFPLGSCSSQPRFLIAFSGLDIKKGTHYAKEDWYFFSSSFLSRSSCSLPPVYRSHYVKGLLCIGSGREQFIVNPTSGKSIALPRVRTRRRTTKSFFGYDQVNDEYKVLCLTEALSGLHAEEPSSQHQVFTLGAKKKSWRIVECSIPHRPCSSGVCIDGFIYYAAKTGSQRSLMRFDSRSEEFHLITRVPSEIVLSKDQYSHAMIINYQGKVAIPTKTSTYTFDVWVMDQNAEERKWLKKLTFSVEPWKSACRFIYFKGITQTGEFIMAPYSYDSENVYVALYNHYTDTLRKVKVQVSADFNFKPNLPGIFFSDYIECVRFL; from the coding sequence ATGATGATCACACGCAGCAAAAAGAATAAAACCACCTTTACCACTAATCCACAAACCTCAAGCAGCTTTGATGGACTCCCTCTAGACTTGGTGATTGAGATTCTTGGAAGATTTCCTATAAAATCGATAGCTAGGTTTCTTCTAGTATCCAAGTTATGGGCTACCATCATCCACAGTCGAGATTTTATTGAATCTTTTCCCCTTGGTTCTTGTTCTTCTCAACCACGTTTCCTAATCGCTTTCAGTGGTCTAGATATAAAGAAAGGAACGCATTACGCAAAAGAAGATTGGTACTTCTTCTCGTCGTCTTTCCTCTCGCGCTCATCATGTTCATTACCACCTGTGTACCGTTCGCATTACGTTAAAGGACTATTATGCATCGGAAGTGGTCGAGAACAATTCATAGTTAACCCCACCAGTGGTAAGTCCATAGCTTTACCCAGAGTCAGAACCAGAAGAAGGACCACAAAAAGTTTTTTTGGATATGATCAAGTTAATGATGAGTATAAAGTATTGTGCTTGACGGAAGCACTAAGTGGTCTTCATGCTGAAGAACCTTCGTCTCAGCATCAAGTATTCACATTAGGAGCTAAGAAAAAATCATGGAGAATAGTAGAATGTAGCATTCCTCACCGTCCTTGTTCTAGCGGTGTGTGCATAGATGGTTTTATATATTATGCTGCTAAAACGGGTTCGCAACGCAGCTTAATGAGATTTGATTCGAGGTCTGAAGAGTTTCATCTTATTACTAGAGTACCCTCAGAGATTGTACTATCTAAGGATCAATATAGTCACGCTATGATTATAAACTACCAAGGGAAAGTAGCAATACCCACCAAAACATCAACATACACGTTTGATGTGTGGGTTATGGATCAAAATGCTGAAGAACGTAAATGGTTGAAGAAACTTACATTCAGTGTTGAACCTTGGAAGAGTGCATGTAGGTTTATATACTTCAAAGGCATCACTCAGACGGGTGAGTTTATTATGGCACCATACAGCTACGACTCTGAAAATGTTTATGTTGCCCTTTACAACCACTACACTGATACCTTAAGAAAAGTTAAGGTCCAAGTAAGCGCAGACTTTAACTTCAAGCCTAATCTGCCTGGAATTTTCTTTTCAGATTACATAGAGTGTGTTCGGTTTTTGTag
- the LOC103846395 gene encoding UDP-arabinopyranose mutase 2, giving the protein MVDPANTVGIPVNPTPLLKDELDIVIPTIRNLDFLEMWRPFLQPYHLIIVQDGDPTKKIHVPEGYDYELYNRNDINRILGPKASCISFKDSACRCFGYMVSKKKYIFTIDDDCFVAKDPAGKAVNALEQHIKNLLCPSTPLFFNTLYDPYREGADFVRGYPFSLREGVSTAVSHGLWLNIPDYDAPTQLVKPKERNARYVDAVMTIPKGTLFPMCGMNLAFDRDLIGPAMYFGLMGDGQPIGRYDDMWAGWCIKVICDHLGLGVKTGLPYIYHSKASNPFVNLKKEYKGIFWQEDIIPFFQNVKLSKEATTVQQCYIELSKMVKEKLSSLDPYFDKLADAMVTWIEAWDELNPPATA; this is encoded by the exons ATGGTTGACCCGGCGAACACCGTTGGAATTCCGGTGAACCCAACACCGCTGCTGAAAGATGAGCTCGACATCGTCATCCCCACCATCCGTAACCTCGACTTCCTCGAGATGTGGAGGCCTTTCCTCCAGCCTTACCATCTCATCATCGTCCAGGACGGAGACCCCACCAAGAAGATCCACGTCCCCGAGGGCTACGACTACGAGCTCTACAACAGGAACGACATCAACAGGATCCTCGGGCCCAAAGCTTCTTGCATCTCGTTCAAGGACTCTGCTTGTCGCTGCTTTGGGTACATGGTGTCTAAGAAGAAGTACATCTTCACCATTGATGACGATTGCTTC gTTGCTAAGGATCCAGCTGGGAAGGCAGTGAACGCTCTTGAGCAACACATCAAGAACCTTCTCTGTCCATCGACTCCATTGTTCTTCAACACCTTGTACGATCCTTACCGTGAAGGTGCTGACTTCGTCCGTGGATACCCTTTCAGTCTTCGTGAAGGTGTTTCCACTGCTGTTTCCCATGGTCTCTGGCTCAACATCCCTGACTACGACGCACCTACCCAGCTCGTCAAGCCTAAGGAGAGGAACGCTAGGTATGTGGATGCTGTGATGACCATCCCAAAGGGAACACTATTCCCAATGTGCGGTATGAACTTGGCTTTCGACCGTGATTTGATTGGACCAGCTATGTACTTTGGTCTCATGGGTGATGGTCAGCCTATTGGTCGCTACGACGACATGTGGGCTGGTTGGTGCATCAAG gTGATCTGTGACCACTTGGGGTTGGGAGTGAAGACCGGTTTGCCATACATATACCACAGCAAAGCGAGCAACCCGTTTGTGAACCTGAAGAAGGAATACAAGGGAATCTTCTGGCAGGAGGATATCATTCCTTTCTTCCAGAACGTGAAGCTGTCTAAGGAGGCAACCACTGTTCAGCAATGCTACATTGAGCTCTCGAAGATGGTCAAGGAGAAGCTGAGCTCCCTAGACCCCTACTTTGACAAGCTTGCAGACGCCATGGTCACATGGATCGAAGCTTGGGATGAGCTTAACCCACCAGCAACTGCTTGA
- the LOC103847531 gene encoding COBRA-like protein 4, translating into MRLFFCFCFCFFSMLIFTTSAYDPLDPNGNITLKWDIMSWTADGYVATVTMNNFQIYRHIQNPGWTLGWAWAKKEVIWSMVGAQTTEQGDCSKFKGNVPHCCKKVPTVVDLLPGVPYNQQFSNCCKGGVVGAWGQDPSSAVSQFQVSVGLAGTTNKTVNLPKNFTLLGPGPGYTCGPAKIVPSTVFFTTDKRRKTQALSNHACPSCACGCENKKSCVKADSKILTKKGLNTPRKDNAPLLQCTHHMCPVRVHWHVKVNYKDYWRVKIAITNFNYRMNHTLWTLAVQHPNLNNVTQVFSFDYKSVAPYGSINDTGMFYGTKFYNDLLMEAGPSGNVQSEVLLQKDQKTFTFKQGWAFPRKVYFNGDECMLPPPDSYPFLPNSARGNLASFWILSLTILILMFISIW; encoded by the exons ATGAGGCTTTTCTTCTGCTTCTGCTTCTGCTTCTTCTCCATGCTCATCTTCACCACAT CTGCTTATGATCCATTAGATCCTAATGGGAACATTACACTCAAATGGGATATCATGTCATGGACAGCAGATGGCTATGTG GCAACGGTAACTATGAACAACTTCCAAATCTACCGACACATACAAAACCCGGGTTGGACATTAGGCTGGGCATGGGCAAAGAAAGAAGTGATTTGGTCAATGGTTGGCGCACAGACAACAGAACAAGGAGACTGTTCCAAGTTCAAGGGAAATGTACCTCATTGTTGTAAGAAAGTCCCTACAGTCGTTGATCTCTTGCCAGGTGTTCCATACAACCAACAGTTCTCAAACTGTTGCAAAGGCGGTGTGGTTGGAGCTTGGGGTCAAGATCCATCATCAGCTGTATCACAGTTTCAGGTTAGTGTTGGTTTGGCTGGAACTACAAACAAGACTGTCAACCTTCCTAAGAACTTCACATTGCTTGGTCCCGGGCCTGGTTACACTTGCGGTCCTGCCAAAATCGTGCCATCTACTGTTTTTTTCACTACTGACAAACGAAGAAAGACACAAGCTTTGAGTAA TCATGCTTGCCCTTCTTGTGCATGTGGTTGCGAGAACAAAAAGAGCTGCGTCAa GGCTGATTCTAAGATTCTAACAAAGAAAGGTCTCAACACACCGAGAAAAGACAACGCACCTTTACTACAATGCACACACCACATGTGCCCTGTTAGAGTTCACTGGCACGTTAAAGTAAACTACAAAGACTACTGGCGTGTGAAGATAGCCATCACAAACTTCAACTACAGGATGAACCATACACTGTGGACTTTAGCAGTTCAGCACCCAAATCTCAACAATGTGACTCAAGTTTTCAGCTTTGATTACAAATCAGTTGCTCCTTATGGATCCATAA ATGATACTGGAATGTTCTATGGCACGAAGTTTTACAATGATCTTTTGATGGAAGCGGGACCTTCAGGGAATGTTCAGTCAGAGGTTTTGCTTCAGAAAGATCAAAAGACGTTTACTTTCAAGCAAGGTTGGGCTTTTCCGAGGAAAGTTTACTTCAATGGCGATGAATGTATGTTACCTCCACCAGATTCATACCCTTTTCTACCAAACTCTGCACGAGGAAACTTGGCTTCCTTCTGGATACTATCACTCACGATTCTTATTCTTATGTTCATCTCAATATGGTGA
- the LOC103846396 gene encoding protein SPIRAL1-like 4, with the protein MGKARGVNSGGGESSLGYLFGSGESVSKPNKPAVNTSFTTTTTTTTTTNGAGGKPTTTSTTNTTTGDKNKTEEEKKQMSAGVRGSPNNYLRTEGQNCGNFLTDRPSTKVHAAPGGGSSLGYLFGSGSGK; encoded by the exons ATGGGGAAAGCTAGAGGAGTTAACAGCGGCGGAGGAGAGAGCTCTCTCGGTTACCTATTCGGATCCGGCGAGTCAGTTTCCAAACCGAACAAGCCCGCCGTTAACACAAGCTTTACCACcaccacaacaacaacaaccaccaCCAACGGAGCTGGAGGCAAACCCACGACCACCTCCACAACAAACACTACCACCGGAGATAAAAACAAgacggaggaggagaagaaacaGATGTCGGCAGGTGTAAGAGGAAGCCCTAATAATTACTTGAGAACAGAGGGACAAAACTGTGGCAACTTCCTCACG GATCGACCATCGACGAAGGTTCATGCTGCACCAGGTGGAGGATCTTCTCTAGGTTACTTGTTTGGATCTGGATCTGGCAAATGA
- the LOC103846399 gene encoding uncharacterized protein LOC103846399, with amino-acid sequence MRMMSFLFAMMMSFVVLSGCCSAKVYKVGDFEGWIAKDDVYYAWAETDHKEFHVGDSLVFEYDPIINDVTHVSGALEYEFCDYSSPKVVYNTGHDVVTLTEPGFHYFITSNQAQCVLGQKLEVLVIHDPSRPVPPPPPSKILPVGDMYKVGGDSEGWKVYDSDFYNKWSEEKQFHVGDTLLFKYDNEVSDVYEINGDLEFMTCDPTSPVAVHKTGHDLVRLTEPGVHYFITSHSGSCEAGLKLRVMVGPQSKAVAFSNFPKKVDLSASERLNNWLKTFKPQPSH; translated from the coding sequence ATGAGGATGATGAGTTTCCTGTTTGCGATGATGATGAGCTTCGTGGTTCTCTCGGGTTGCTGCTCAGCGAAGGTCTATAAAGTGGGAGACTTCGAGGGATGGATTGCAAAAGACGACGTCTATTACGCTTGGGCCGAGACCGACCATAAGGAGTTCCACGTTGGAGATTCTCTGGTCTTTGAATATGATCCCATCATCAACGACGTGACTCATGTTTCCGGCGCTTTGGAATACGAGTTTTGCGACTATTCTTCTCCTAAAGTTGTCTACAACACAGGTCACGATGTTGTGACTCTCACAGAACCAGGCTTTCACTATTTCATCACCTCGAATCAAGCTCAGTGCGTATTGGGACAGAAGCTTGAGGTTCTTGTCATCCATGACCCGTCACGTCCTgttcctccaccaccaccgagCAAGATCCTTCCTGTCGGAGATATGTACAAGGTCGGAGGAGACTCAGAAGGATGGAAAGTCTACGATAGTGACTTCTATAACAAGTGGAGTGAGGAGAAGCAGTTTCATGTTGGAGATACTCTGCTTTTCAAATACGACAACGAAGTCAGCGACGTGTATGAAATCAACGGTGATCTAGAATTCATGACGTGCGATCCAACGTCTCCTGTAGCTGTGCACAAGACAGGTCACGATCTTGTTAGGCTTACGGAACCGGGAGTTCATTATTTCATAACCTCACATTCGGGTTCTTGTGAAGCTGGGCTTAAACTTCGAGTGATGGTGGGACCACAATCCAAAGCTGTTGCTTTCTCTAATTTTCCCAAGAAGGTGGACTTGTCAGCTTCGGAGCGCCTCAACAACTGGTTGAAGACTTTCAAACCCCAGCCCTCTCATTAA
- the LOC103846398 gene encoding PR5-like receptor kinase isoform X1 — MNKRLSLIFIIASHLFVSGKDFPLAKVYRVRLFCFFFHLLFVLVGVTSKNITIENKCDYTVWPGFSNSFDDIGTTGFALEKGESRVILASPLGSGAIWGRTLCSRNSTGKFSCATGDCGSGEIECAESGESPRNTTLAQFLLNNETVDLYRVNVVYGYNLPVLVVPQRIYYGLDYGLDYGKVCSRVDCDVVNLNQACPYDLMVLDAEERPIACTNPCGTSNCMTSSFSQSFKVPCPQATTFDDGDNNYLACTGSTDYVITFCPSFTPIPTRRMSKSPTTESSLINETRGLPKKTTTGAKHNPALKLKVILGISTALLVMITIVASTIVLRAKNARRKSDWSGKNIEAIVMLKRYSYAKVKKMTNSFSHVLGKGGFGTVYKGKLPDGSGTDVAVKILKDSKGNGEEFINEVLSC, encoded by the exons ATGAATAAGAGATTGTCATTAATCTTCATCATTGCTTCCCATTTGTTCGTCTCCGGTAAGGATTTTCCTCTGGCAAAGGTATATCGAGTtcgtcttttttgttttttttttcacctcCTTTTTGTGTTGGTAGGAGTCACGTCGAAGAACATAACCATAGAGAACAAATGCGATTACACCGTGTGGCCTGGATTCTCCAACTCTTTTGATGATATCGGCACCACTGGATTTGCTTTAGAGAAAGGAGAGTCGCGTGTTATCCTCGCGTCGCCGTTAGGGTCAGGTGCGATATGGGGTCGAACTCTCTGCTCGAGAAACTCAACAGGCAAATTTTCGTGCGCTACGGGAGACTGCGGCTCCGGTGAAATCGAATGCGCCGAGTCCGGCGAATCCCCAAGGAATACCACTTTAGCGCAGTTTCTCCTAAATAACGAGACTGTTGACTTGTACCGCGTCAATGTCGTCTACGGTTACAACCTCCCAGTGCTGGTGGTCCCACAGAGAATTTACTACGGTCTTGACTACGGTCTTGACTACGGTAAAGTATGCTCCAGGGTGGATTGCGATGTCGTTAACCTGAACCAGGCTTGTCCGTATGACCTTATGGTGCTCGATGCCGAGGAAAGGCCAATCGCCTGCACTAACCCGTGCGGAACATCAAATTGCATGACGTCTTCTTTTTCGCAAAGCTTCAAGGTTCCGTGTCCACAAGCTACTACTTTCGACGATGGTGACAACAACTATTTGGCATGCACAGGCTCCACCGACTACGTCATCACGTTTTGCCCTTCCTTCACTCCAATCCCCACCAG ACGCATGAGCAAAAGCCCAACGACAGAGTCTTCTTTGATAAATGAAACTCGTGGACTCCCCAAGAAAACTACAACAGGAGCAAAAC ATAATCCTGCACTGAAGTTAAAAGTCATACTCG GAATCTCAACAGCTTTACTTGTGATGATCACTATTGTTGCGAGTACAATAGTACTGAGAGCAAAGAATGCTAGAAGAAAGAGTGATTGGAGCGGCAAAAACATTGAAGCAATCGTAATGTTGAAACGATACAGTTATGCCAAAGTCAAGAAGATGACAAACTCATTCTCTCATGTTCTCGGGAAAGGAGGATTTGGAACAGTCTATAAAGGAAAACTACCCGATGGAAGCGGTACAGATGTTGCAGTAAAAATCTTGAAGGATTCAAAGGGGAATGGAGAAGAGTTCATCAATGAAGTACTCTCATGTTAA
- the LOC103846398 gene encoding PR5-like receptor kinase isoform X2 yields the protein MNKRLSLIFIIASHLFVSGVTSKNITIENKCDYTVWPGFSNSFDDIGTTGFALEKGESRVILASPLGSGAIWGRTLCSRNSTGKFSCATGDCGSGEIECAESGESPRNTTLAQFLLNNETVDLYRVNVVYGYNLPVLVVPQRIYYGLDYGLDYGKVCSRVDCDVVNLNQACPYDLMVLDAEERPIACTNPCGTSNCMTSSFSQSFKVPCPQATTFDDGDNNYLACTGSTDYVITFCPSFTPIPTRRMSKSPTTESSLINETRGLPKKTTTGAKHNPALKLKVILGISTALLVMITIVASTIVLRAKNARRKSDWSGKNIEAIVMLKRYSYAKVKKMTNSFSHVLGKGGFGTVYKGKLPDGSGTDVAVKILKDSKGNGEEFINEVLSC from the exons ATGAATAAGAGATTGTCATTAATCTTCATCATTGCTTCCCATTTGTTCGTCTCCG GAGTCACGTCGAAGAACATAACCATAGAGAACAAATGCGATTACACCGTGTGGCCTGGATTCTCCAACTCTTTTGATGATATCGGCACCACTGGATTTGCTTTAGAGAAAGGAGAGTCGCGTGTTATCCTCGCGTCGCCGTTAGGGTCAGGTGCGATATGGGGTCGAACTCTCTGCTCGAGAAACTCAACAGGCAAATTTTCGTGCGCTACGGGAGACTGCGGCTCCGGTGAAATCGAATGCGCCGAGTCCGGCGAATCCCCAAGGAATACCACTTTAGCGCAGTTTCTCCTAAATAACGAGACTGTTGACTTGTACCGCGTCAATGTCGTCTACGGTTACAACCTCCCAGTGCTGGTGGTCCCACAGAGAATTTACTACGGTCTTGACTACGGTCTTGACTACGGTAAAGTATGCTCCAGGGTGGATTGCGATGTCGTTAACCTGAACCAGGCTTGTCCGTATGACCTTATGGTGCTCGATGCCGAGGAAAGGCCAATCGCCTGCACTAACCCGTGCGGAACATCAAATTGCATGACGTCTTCTTTTTCGCAAAGCTTCAAGGTTCCGTGTCCACAAGCTACTACTTTCGACGATGGTGACAACAACTATTTGGCATGCACAGGCTCCACCGACTACGTCATCACGTTTTGCCCTTCCTTCACTCCAATCCCCACCAG ACGCATGAGCAAAAGCCCAACGACAGAGTCTTCTTTGATAAATGAAACTCGTGGACTCCCCAAGAAAACTACAACAGGAGCAAAAC ATAATCCTGCACTGAAGTTAAAAGTCATACTCG GAATCTCAACAGCTTTACTTGTGATGATCACTATTGTTGCGAGTACAATAGTACTGAGAGCAAAGAATGCTAGAAGAAAGAGTGATTGGAGCGGCAAAAACATTGAAGCAATCGTAATGTTGAAACGATACAGTTATGCCAAAGTCAAGAAGATGACAAACTCATTCTCTCATGTTCTCGGGAAAGGAGGATTTGGAACAGTCTATAAAGGAAAACTACCCGATGGAAGCGGTACAGATGTTGCAGTAAAAATCTTGAAGGATTCAAAGGGGAATGGAGAAGAGTTCATCAATGAAGTACTCTCATGTTAA
- the LOC103846398 gene encoding PR5-like receptor kinase isoform X3: MNKRLSLIFIIASHLFVSGKDFPLAKVYRVRLFCFFFHLLFVLVGVTSKNITIENKCDYTVWPGFSNSFDDIGTTGFALEKGESRVILASPLGSGAIWGRTLCSRNSTGKFSCATGDCGSGEIECAESGESPRNTTLAQFLLNNETVDLYRVNVVYGYNLPVLVVPQRIYYGLDYGLDYGKVCSRVDCDVVNLNQACPYDLMVLDAEERPIACTNPCGTSNCMTSSFSQSFKVPCPQATTFDDGDNNYLACTGSTDYVITFCPSFTPIPTSRAKRSEPLIDRNSPTEPPPPIHERDGYTHFNVSEFQQGKNTRTSHVDLDFSSEMSTNIANMMGVRTAICDPHTHQQLKADLVEHLRSRFGRD; this comes from the exons ATGAATAAGAGATTGTCATTAATCTTCATCATTGCTTCCCATTTGTTCGTCTCCGGTAAGGATTTTCCTCTGGCAAAGGTATATCGAGTtcgtcttttttgttttttttttcacctcCTTTTTGTGTTGGTAGGAGTCACGTCGAAGAACATAACCATAGAGAACAAATGCGATTACACCGTGTGGCCTGGATTCTCCAACTCTTTTGATGATATCGGCACCACTGGATTTGCTTTAGAGAAAGGAGAGTCGCGTGTTATCCTCGCGTCGCCGTTAGGGTCAGGTGCGATATGGGGTCGAACTCTCTGCTCGAGAAACTCAACAGGCAAATTTTCGTGCGCTACGGGAGACTGCGGCTCCGGTGAAATCGAATGCGCCGAGTCCGGCGAATCCCCAAGGAATACCACTTTAGCGCAGTTTCTCCTAAATAACGAGACTGTTGACTTGTACCGCGTCAATGTCGTCTACGGTTACAACCTCCCAGTGCTGGTGGTCCCACAGAGAATTTACTACGGTCTTGACTACGGTCTTGACTACGGTAAAGTATGCTCCAGGGTGGATTGCGATGTCGTTAACCTGAACCAGGCTTGTCCGTATGACCTTATGGTGCTCGATGCCGAGGAAAGGCCAATCGCCTGCACTAACCCGTGCGGAACATCAAATTGCATGACGTCTTCTTTTTCGCAAAGCTTCAAGGTTCCGTGTCCACAAGCTACTACTTTCGACGATGGTGACAACAACTATTTGGCATGCACAGGCTCCACCGACTACGTCATCACGTTTTGCCCTTCCTTCACTCCAATCCCCACCAG TCGTGCGAAGAGAAGCGAACCGTTGATCGATCGAAACTCTCCGACGGAGCCTCCACCACCGATCCACGAACGAGATGGATATACTCATTTTAATGTTTCAGAGTTTCAACAAGGAAAAAACACCAGAACTTCACATGTCGATCTCGATTTTTCTTCAGAAATGTCTACAAATATCGCCAATATGATGGGTGTTCGAACTGCAATTTGTGATCCACATACCCATCAACAACTTAAAGCCGATTTGGTTGAACATTTACGGAGTCGATTTGGACGTGACTGA